Proteins co-encoded in one Conger conger chromosome 4, fConCon1.1, whole genome shotgun sequence genomic window:
- the LOC133126012 gene encoding vitellogenin-like: MRALILALTLALVAGQQTSKTPGFGTSKTYVYKYEAVLLGGLPEDGLARAGMKVSSKILISGVAQNTFLLKLMEPQIFEYSGIWPTDPFVPAAKLTEDLAAQLLIPIKFEYTNGVVGKVFAPVEVTATVLNIHRGILNILQLNIKQTENVYELQELGAQGICKTDYVIREDANAERIYITKSKDLNNCHERIMKDIGMAYTETCAQCQQRGKNLRGAAAYNYIMKPTAAGALITEATVQELHQFTPFNEMTGAAQMEARQVMTFDEIQNAEVQPIQADYIPRGSLAYEFATEILQTPIQLMKISNAHAQILEILNHLVANNIAAVHEDAPLKFLQLIQLLRETDYETINAIWSQFRAKPAFRRWILDAVPAIGTQAALRFIKEKFLDGEVTTAEGAQALLVAMQLVKADLPTIKLADELVFNTKIQTIPALREIAMLGYGSMVFKFCAAHPICPADVMKPVLDFAAEAIAKVNVDEITLALKVLGNAGHPAGIKTIMKLLPGFGTTDAALPVSVHADAVMALRNVAKFARRQVQELALQLFMDRAVNPDVRMVACVVLFETRPPMGLVAAIAQSLEKELNLQVASFTYSHMKALTRSTAPELAPVAAACNVAVKILGPELDRLSYRFSKAFHLDAYSNNLMAGAAASAFLINDAATIFPRAVVAKLRAYFAGAAANVLEFGVRTEGIQEALLKTPAAATGAANRMNRMRHVLKALADWKAAPGKEPLGSTYIKLFGQEIAFLNKAMIDQAMQYASPGAQTMLTRALNALQSGADFQWAMPLLAAEVRRIFPTSAGVPMELSLYTAAVAAATVKVKATLSPAPDETFHVARLLKADIQLQAEITPSIAMHTFGVMGVNTAFIQAAVMAKAKVHTILPLKFAARIDIAQGTYKFEALPVQAPDHIAAVHFETFAVARNVEDAAAARSTPMVPAALTAQLSKEKFTSKVAVSASKSSEILYNASPEPKLKAISARVQEKFCAMFTTVGLKACLQFTSQNAAFLRNCPLYKLVGDHKIVIGMKPAAEAAIEKVLIEIQVGPKAGSKIIKVITLKDEEETTEGKTVLLKLKKILDTGIKNRMRNVSSSSSSSSRSSSSRRALSLSKGSHSSSSSSSSASATHHKKNSKSILSSSSSSSSSSRRRSGSKKVSASVSRSVSSSSSSRSSRSSSSRKSRAEIYDYKFTKNHIHRHTSKAVSGVKVSSSSRTSSIGSRVSSSSRSSSSRVSSAASFQAIYRKNRNLGDAVPPAVAIIIRAVRADGKMQGYQIAAYKDTADARVQVIMAALAENENWKMCADEILLSRHKVMAKIDWGAECQEYAAVIKAETGLMGESPAARMKLDWTKIPKAFKHYAHKISEYIPGAALMAGITVARPRNRAEQIKFTVAATSERTINFIMKTPRMTLYKLAVALPIALPFGPGGAARANQTIPDKIAEMNGVQCSLANDILTTFNNRRYKNEMPISCYQVLAQDCTPELKFMVLMKKDPVSEQHHITVKLDDMDVELYPSDSEMRMKINGKEVPTTSLPYEHPTGSIVIGQNGDGLSLYAASHGLHEVYFDKNTWKVRAADWMKGQTCGICGKADGEVRQEFRTPSGRLTKNALSFAHSWVLPVESCRDASQCHIKQESVKLEKQMILYGQETKCYSVEPVLRCVPGCIPQRTTPVTVGFHCIPTESRVNRVEGLSSIGEKTVDLRETVDAHLACRCTEKCS, from the exons ATGAGAGCACTTATTCTTGCCCTTACCCTGGCCCTTGTGG CGGGTCAACAGACTTCCAAAA CACCAGGCTTTGGCACCAGTAAGACCTATGTGTACAagtatgaagcagtgcttcTGGGAGGTCTGCCGGAGGATGGGCTGGCCAGGGCTGGGATGAAGGTCAGCAGCAAGATTCTGATCAGTGGAGTCGCCCAGAATACCTTCCTGCTAAAG CTCATGGAACCACAGATCTTTGAGTACAGTGGCATCTGGCCCACAGATCCATTTGTCCCAGCCGCAAAGCTCACAGAGGACCTCGCTGCTCAGCTGCTTATTCCCATCAAGTTTGAGTATACTAACGGTGTCGTAGGCAAGGTGTTTGCACCTGTTGAAGTCACTGCAACAGTTCTGAATATCCACAGAGGTATCCTGAACATACTCCAGCTCAACATCAAACAGACCGAGAATGTGTATGAGCTGCAAGAG CTTGGTGCTCAAGGAATCTGCAAGACTGACTATGTGATCCGTGAAGATGCAAATGCAGAGCGCATTTACATCACCAAGTCCAAAGATCTGAATAACTGCCATGAGAGAATAATGAAGGATATTGGTATGGCATATACAGAGACATGTGCCCAATGTCAACAG AGGGGAAAGAACCTGAGGGGAGCTGCGGCTTACAACTATATCATGAAGCCAACTGCAGCTGGTGCTCTGATTACTGAGGCCACTGTTCAGGAGCTTCACCAGTTCACACCTTTCAATGAGATGACTGGAGCAGCCCAGATGGAGGCCAG ACAAGTCATGACTTTCGATGAAATCCAGAATGCCGAAGTTCAGCCTATCCAAGCAGACTACATACCTCGAGGGTCCTTGGCATATGAATTTGCAACTGAGATTCTTCAGACACCCATTCAACTTATGAAGATCAGTAATGCTCATGCTCAG ATTCTAGAAATCCTGAATCATCTTGTGGCAAACAACATTGCTGCAGTCCACGAGGATGCTCCGctgaagtttctgcagttgATCCAGCTTCTCCGTGAGACCGACTATGAGACTATTAATGCCATATGGTCTCAATTCAGGGCTAAACCAGCTTTCAG ACGTTGGATCCTGGACGCTGTCCCTGCCATTGGAACACAAGCTGCATTGAGGTTCATCAAGGAGAAGTTCCTGGATGGAGAGGTTACCACAGCTGAGGGCGCTCAGGCACTGTTGGTTGCCATGCAACTGGTTAAGGCTGACCTGCCAACCATCAAACTTGCAGAT GAGCTGGTATTCAACACCAAGATTCAGACAATCCCCGCACTGCGTGAAATTGCAATGCTTGGTTATGGCTCCATGGTTTTCAAGTTCTGTGCTGCACACCCCATCTGTCCAGCTGATGTCATGAAg CCCGTGCTTGACTTTGCTGCAGAGGCGATTGCTAAAGTCAATGTGGATGAGATCACCCTGGCTCTGAAAGTTCTGGGGAATGCTGGTCATCCTGCCGGTATCAAAACAATCATGAAGCTCCTGCCTGGATTTGGCACTACAGATGCTGCACTCCCAGTCAGTGTCCATGCTGATGCTGTGATGGCCCTGAGGAATGTTGCCAAATTTGCGCGTAGACAG GTCCAGGAATTGGCTCTGCAGCTGTTCATGGACAGAGCTGTTAATCCGGATGTACGCATGGTGGCctgtgttgtgctgtttgaGACCAGACCACCCATGGGTCTGGTGGCAGCCATTGCTCAGTCTCTGGAGAAAGAACTCAACCTGCAAGTGGCCAGCTTCACCTATTCTCATATGAAGGCCCTGACCAGGAGCACTGCCCCTGAATTGGCCCCAGT TGCTGCTGCTTGTAATGTTGCAGTGAAGATCCTGGGCCCCGAATTAGACAGACTGAGCTACCGTTTCAGCAAAGCATTCCATCTTGATGCTTACAGCA atAACCTAATGGCTGGAGCTGCTGCCAGTGCTTTCCTTATCAATGACGCTGCCACCATTTTTCCCAGGGCTGTTGTGGCCAAATTGCGTGCCTACTTTGCTGGGGCAGCAGCTAATGTCCTGGAG TTTGGAGTTAGAACTGAAGGAATTCAGGAGGCTCTTCTGAAAAcacctgctgctgctactgGTGCTGCTAACAGGATGAACAGGATGAGGCATGTCTTGAAGGCT CTTGCTGACTGGAAAGCAGCACCAGGCAAAGAACCACTGGGCTCCACATACATAAAACTTTTTGGCCAAGAAATTGCCTTCCTCAACAAAGCCATGATTGATCAGGCAATGCAG TACGCATCTCCTGGAGCACAAACGATGTTGACGCGTGCGCTGAATGCACTGCAGTCTGGAGCTGATTTCCAGTGGGCCATGCCCCTGCTGGCTGCTGAGGTGCGTCGCATTTTCCCAACTTCTGCTGGTGTTCCCATGGAACTGAGTCTGTACACCGCAGCTGTAGCTGCTGCTACTGTAAAAG TCAAAGCAActctctcacctgcacctgATGAAACCTTCCATGTTGCTCGGCTGTTGAAAGCTGATATTCAACTGCAAGCTGAGATTACACCAAG CATTGCCATGCACACTTTCGGTGTTATGGGAGTGAATACTGCCTTTATTCAGGCTGCAGTTATGGCCAAAGCTAAAGTGCATACAATCCTCCCTCTGAAGTTTGCTGCAAGAATTGACATTGCTCAAGGCACCTACAAGTTTGAAGCTTTGCCCGTTCAGGCTCCGGACCATATTGCAGCTGTACA CTTTGAGACCTTTGCTGTGGCAAGAAATGTGGaagatgctgctgctgctagaaGCACTCCAATGGTGCCTGCGGCTCTTACAGCCCAGCTGTCCAAGGAGAAGTTTACATCTAAGGTGGCAGTGTCTGCG TCAAAATCATCCGAAATACTTTATAATGCTTCACCTGAGCCTAAACTTAAAGCCATTTCAGCAAGGGTTCAAGAAAAATTCTGTGCCATGTTCACAACTGTTGGACTGAAAGCATGTCTTCAGTTCACCTCCCAGAATGCAGCATTCCTCAGAAACTGCCCTCTTTACAAGCTGGTTGGAGATCATAAAATCGTTATTGGCATGAAACCAG CGGCAGAAGCTGCCATTGAAAAAGTGCTGATTGAAATCCAGGTTGGACCCAAGGCAGGATCAAAAATAATCAAAGTGATCACTCTGAAAgatgaggaggaaactacaGAGGGAAAGACTGTCCTGCTGAAGCTGAAAAAGATCCTGGATACTGGAATT aagaaccgaatgagaaatgttagcagctcctcctcctccagctcacgTAGTTCCTCCAGCCGCCGTGCGCTAAGCCTCAGCAAGGGCAGCCATTCGTCTAGCTCCAGTTCCTCCTCTGCATCTGCTACCCATCACAAGAAAAACAGCAAGAGCATCCtaagcagcagtagcagcagcagcagcagcagcagaaggcgTAGTGGCTCCAAGAAGGTCAGCGCCAGCGTCAGCCGTTCTGTCagttcctccagctcctccaggtccTCCAGGTCCTCCAGCTCCCGCAAATCCAGG GCGGAAATCTACGACTACAAGTTCACCAAAAACCACATCCACCGG CACACCTCTAAAGCTGTCTCCGGGGTCAAGGTGTCCTCCAGTTCCAGAACCAGCAGCATTGGCAGTAGAGTCAGTAGCTCCAGTAGAAGCTCGAGCAGCAGGGTCAGCAGTGCTGCCAGCTTTCAGGCCATTTACAGAAAG AACAGAAACCTTGGAGATGCTGTGCCCCCTGCCGTGGCCATTATTATTCGTGCTGTGAGGGCTGATGGAAAGATGCAGGGATACCAGATTGCAGCCTACAAAGATACTGCTGATGCTAGGGTGCAGGTCATTATGGCTGCTCttgctgaaaatgaaaactgGAAGATGTGTGCTGATGAAATCCTGCTGAGCAGACACAAAGTCATG GCCAAGATTGACTGGGGAGCGGAATGCCAGGAATATGCAGCAGTTATCAAGGCAGAGACTGGTCTGATGGGCGAAAGCCCTGCAGCCCGCATGAAGCTGGACTGGACCAAGATTCCCAAAGCTTTTAAGCACTATGCTCACAA GATCTCTGAGTACATCCCTGGTGCTGCTCTCATGGCTGGAATAACTGTGGCCAGACCCAGAAACAGAGCGGAACAGATCAAATTCACTGTGGCTGCCACTTCTGAAAGGACCATCAATTTTATAATGAAAACACCAAGG ATGACCCTGTATAAGCTGGCTGTGGCTCTTCCCATTGCCCTTCCATTTGGACCTGGAGGTGCTGCTCGTGCAAACCAGACAATTCCTGATAAAATTGCTGAAATGAATGGAG TGCAGTGCAGCTTGGCCAATGATATCCTGACCACATTCAACAACAGAAGGTACAAGAATGAAATGCCCATCTCTTGCTACCAAGTGCTGGCCCAGGACTGCACCCCAGAGCTTAAGTTCATGGTTCTGATGAAGAAGGATCCAGTTTCTGAACAGCACCATATCACAGTGAAACTTGATGACAT GGATGTTGAACTCTACCCCAGTGATAGTGAAATGCGGATGAAGATCAACGGCAAGGAAGTTCCTACCACCAGCCTACCTTATGAACATCCCACAG GTTCAATCGTCATTGGGCAGAATGGTGATGGACTGTCTCTCTATGCTGCCAGCCATGGCCTGCATGAAGTCTactttgataaaaatacatggAAG GTTAGAGCTGCTGATTGGATGAAGGGCCAGACTTGTGGAATCTGTGGAAAGGCTGATGGTGAAGTAAGACAGGAATTCCGCACTCCCAGCGGACGCCTGACCAAGAACGCTCTCAGCTTTGCCCATTCTTGGGTCCTTCCTGTAGAAAGCTGCCGTGACGCTAGCC AGTGCCACATAAAGCAGGAGTCAGTGAAGCTGGAGAAGCAGATGATTCTGTATGGACAGGAGACTAAATGCTACTCTGTTGAGCCTGTGCTCCGCTGTGTGCCTGGCTGCATCCCCCAGAGGACCACCCCTGTCACTGTTGGTTTCCACTGCATCCCCACTG AATCCAGAGTGAACAGAGTTGAGGGCCTGAGCAGCATTGGTGAGAAGACTGTGGATCTTAGGGAAACAGTTGATGCCCATTTGGCCTGCCGCTGTACAGAAAAGTGTTCATAG
- the LOC133127791 gene encoding G-protein coupled receptor 55-like has translation MKPSCDLNITEELQTAQMVLSVPTFVLGLMGNVAVLAMFCGRRGQSWTYMMVYITNMALADCTVLFSLPFKMYSYRNDWPFSTDFCLALVSVYYVNTYVSIYTATAISVVRYVGIKYPFKAKEILSPRKALLVCAFIWVLICSLSACFHLVDAPGKNTTRITCFQKLNKNPLPISFILVLELLGYALPLITMSFCSVQVIRALSKQTSAGARTDNKIQCIRIMAANWAVFVVCFTPIHFGFLLKNIVELYEVDCGLLRRVHRFMHFSLVIANMNCCLDAFSYYFATRDSWKRLPTCCQSKAGISQNAII, from the coding sequence ATGAAGCCTAGCTGCGATCTAAACATCACGGAGGAGCTTCAGACGGCGCAGATGGTGCTCTCCGTTCCGACCTTCGTCCTGGGGCTCATGGGTAACGTGGCAGTGCTGGCGATGTTCTGCGGCAGACGAGGACAATCCTGGACCTACATGATGGTGTACATCACAAACATGGCGTTAGCCGACTGCACCGTCCTGTTCTCTCTGCCATTCAAAATGTACTCCTACCGGAACGATTGGCCATTTTCAACGGACTTCTGCTTGGCTCTGGTCTCCGTTTACTACGTGAACACGTATGTCAGCATCTACACCGCCACGGCCATAAGTGTGGTGCGATATGTGGGTATAAAGTACCCTTTCAAAGCCAAAGAGATCCTGTCTCCACGGAAGGCCCTCCTTGTGTGCGCATTCATATGGGTTCTTATTTGTTCCCTTAGCGCATGCTTCCACCTCGTGGACGCTCCAGGAAAGAACACGACCCGGATCACTTGTTTCCAAAAACTCAATAAGAACCCTTTGCCCATTTCCTTCATACTGGTGTTGGAGCTGTTGGGCTACGCCCTGCCCCTGATCACGATGAGCTTCTGTTCGGTCCAAGTGATCCGCGCCTTGTCGAAGCAGACCAGCGCAGGCGCTCGGACGGACAACAAGATCCAGTGCATCCGCATCATGGCAGCAAACTGGGCCGTCTTCGTCGTATGTTTTACCCCGATTCATTTTGGGTTCCTTCTCAAGAACATTGTAGAGTTGTATGAGGTGGACTGCGGTCTATTGAGGAGGGTACATCGTTTTATGCACTTTTCCCTCGTGATAGCAAACATGAACTGCTGCCTGGACGCGTTCAGCTATTACTTCGCCACCAGAGATTCTTGGAAGAGGCTCCCAACATGCTGCCAATCAAAAGCAGGGATTTCacaaaatgcaattatttaa